The genomic DNA TGAAGTCGACATACCTGTCAATCAAGTGCATTTGAAGGTCAATTGTCTAAGGTAACAGGTAAGGAAACTTGGTGGAAAATGTACCAATTACTTTGGATGTATAACAATCATTATATCGACAAACCTTTGCTTCTGTTTTCTTCACACAGTAACCACCTAACCTGAATTATCTTATACATATACGACCATTTATTGACAAAGCAAATCATTAGTCTTGACAgtaaagaaatagagaaaatcaTGTTGAGCACATGGAAAATAACATCAATGCCATATTGTCCAAAAAGTTAGGTGAAGTGCGTTCCATCAGCTTATCACTTACAGCCTCCACTTGCAACTTTTCAAAAAGCTAGTGCCATATTATATACTATTATTCTCTATAATTATATAGAGAACAATCGACATGAATATTATTAaggttaaaatatgattttgctTCCTacaaatatgttttgttttggttttagtctttctaaattttttttgttgtttttatccctgcaaaatattttacttttgaagagacctttttaaaaatcaaaagattttgcaaggactatttttctaataaatgggttcagtcatcatgtgtcacgtatgcaaatcatcacaaaagtggggtcagggaccaaaaccaaaacgaggtatatttgtagggactaaaaccatattttagcctattattaattttaagtaTAACAAGAATCCAACATAACAAACAATCATTTTAGTCATTGAATATGTCTAACGCTTTTACTATactctttaaaaatattaaaattacaaaaacatcgTTAAATGTGTTTGTCCttaataaatttgatatttaaatgTGTCTTTTTATTAGTTAGTTTAGTTCATATATACCTCTTTAGTCCACAAAATCAttgaaaaaatgacaaaatcattTCATGACTATAGTGACactgttttaaaaaatgatccaatatttgaagttattttaaaatgacaaaatggaCTTTTATGCCAATATATAATGAGCTCTTATTCAACATACATACACATAACACTTTCTAATATACCGACAACACATCCCTATTAAACTCTAATATATATAGTGATTCTTAGTGAAAGGGTACATACACATAACACCTCCTAgacaagaaacaaaacaaaagaatggcCTCAAAATCTACCATTAAACTCCTGACCTTCTTCTACTTCATGCTCTTCGGCTTCATGAATTTAAGCAGTACTGTAATATCATTGAGTAGTAATCATCATCATGCAAGCATATGCAATGGTTCCATAGCTGAATGCAATCAAGAAGATGAACAATTGATGGAGTCAGAGATAAGCAGAAGGTTTTTGGAGCAACGGAGATACATTTCTGAAGGAGCTCTTAAGAGAGATAAACCAGTTTGTAATGGTGGTGCAGGTGGTGAAGCTTATAGTAAATCTGCAGGGTGTATTCCTCCACCTTCAAATCCTTATAATAGAGGATGTTCTAAGTATTACCGTTGTAGGTCAGATTCTTGAATTGAATGAAGAAGCTTTTATGcaaacaactttttttgttttccatCAAATTTGTTGActtctttttttgtatttggaaattgtatgaaattttacaaaataattctGTCACAGCTATATTTACATTTAGACTTTGCAAACCTTCTAAATAAGTTCAATTCAAACCTTCTAACTTTGTTTTccacaatttttgttttaatagtCATCCGAGTTAGCTTGCTAGTGTGTTGGCATATGCTATAGGTTAGCTTTTCCTTTCGGCAAATTTACTTCAGCAGTAGAAAACGgatgcggttatggtgcataatgCATCCtgcataaattcagaaatggtTTTGAAGTACAACTCAAAGAAACCATTTTCACGGCAAAATGATTTTGACGTAATTTTATACTATAATTTATGCAGgatgctggaaaccattaaatacatctaatggttttggaataCAACTTAAGAAACTATTTCTGAatttatgcaccataaccgcagccGTAGAAAACTACCTCCATTTGCACAAAACTGAATTGCTGACATTGAATTGcatagggaaaaaaaaaaacatcacatttTAATTTCCCTTCTAATCATCTCATGTACTATGTGGCGTATATCAAATGAGGGTGAAACGCTTGATTTTCTATTCTAATATAATTTTACATGCCGACTAATTATGTAAGTGTGTTGGTCTGCAGAACatataattttacaaattattGCCTCATAATCGATCTCTACTTATCCAATTCGTGAGtgatttatatttacattgaaatCCTATAAAGTATGTTCTTCCTTTTATCTTCAATCATATACAATACATGTTCTTCctataaataaaatctaaaaataaaaattaatgctCCATAAATAATCTAGTGTTCTTGTAAGTGTGTTTGTTTACACTCCGTCTGTTTTTAAGTGTGTTTGTTTGAGCTCGGTCTGTTTAACCTCCTAGAAAAATTACCAATATATATCTgtagttattttgaaaaactagcttaaactatttccaaaaaaagaaaactttacAAATAAAGGCctcgtttggataaacagcttatatagatgcttatagcattagggcttataacattagagcttacatcataagctcttatacttgataagctatttatgtttggatatgtacactaaaaagtacttgcataaattgaagtgtttggatgtgacattacataagcaattatcgaaattttaaatatttttaatttaacaaaaaaatcaaagaatcaaactacaattatcaaaaaaaaatttgataaaattaatcaagatgtaaaaaacaatattataatatattaattataattatatatacagtttgttaccaaaaaagacaagttaagtttgtttgtaacaaaaaaataataaaaatcatccttaaaaaaaaatcttaattacgtgtgttactttagtaagataagtatatatcaattttgttactcatgcacaaccaaagataactaacattataattaaaatatatgttttttttctaaaaacaaaaaaataaaataaaaatatatgttttgaaaaagtgaatccagagagaatcgaatgaggttacataaattcataagcttcTTGTTAAGCCgaagggtaagctgaaaatttaggcttattaaaatatgacataagcagcttatgaaactatgataagctatttttatttatttacccaaacacctttcaaaaggcttatgggagtagataagcccacataagctcaaaataagccaatccaaacggggccaaATTCTAAGAGAATAAGTCGTTAACTTTCATGTTCTATGCTTAAAACAATAAGATTTGATCGTTgaatatattcaatttttattttaaaaccattCTATGTCTAACATAACACATACACAGTCTTTCGACTATTAATTTGAGTATTGACTTGTAAAAAACGAGTAGAATCAATATTGGAAAACCCAATATAATCCTTGTCAACAGCTTGTAACAATGTAATTGTGATGACATACAAGGGAAGAAGTCATAGTCCTATGATTCACTCATTAAGTGAGGAAGAATAAGCAGATGAACTAGGCCTAAATTCCAATCTGCATAAACTGTGCTCGATGATCCATAGCATGCATGCCTAAGCCAATAATGAAGTGCTCTTTCATTTCCTGTTAAAATAGAACACAAGTATACATAGGATATGGCATAGCTAATCTAGTCTTTTCAGTAATCAAACTATCCAAAGGACAATATCTTAATACATTATTTctgaatttcaaattcatcgAGATTCCCAATCCTTCAATTTTCTGCTTCCTTTAGGCTTTGCTATAGGCGCGTTCATTGCTGCCATTCTCTCGTTATACTTGGCTCGAAGTGGATCATTGTAAGTCCACCTGCATTGCAAATCagtattaaaaaaagaacattagagcataaaaataaatcattaatcCAGGTATAAAATTATCCTAGCATCCTAGAAAACCCCTTTTTTAATTACAGGGACAAGACAAGAGTGGTCCTGAAGTAAGATTGCAAGGTATACAAAATGAATTCAGCAATGCATTAACAAATCCTAAAAATCTCCATAAGGTACATAGACATATTTCAGATAAAAGAAAAGTACTTGGAAGCATAAAGACTTCAGAAAGTCACTCAAATAACAACAAGTTTAGTTAGCTACATGGATCATAGAACTATCTCAAACTATAATCCATCTTATGTGGGAATCCagatttcatttaaaaataaacatatgcCGTGATGCAGCAATCTTGGTAATAGTGCAGCAAATGCTGCCTAAAATGCTAAAGCTGGTTTCAATAATGATTATCATTCATACTAACATGACAGCAAACCTATCAACCTACAATGAGAATGCACGATAAAACTCTGGTGAAAGActaaaaacaagtaaaaaaatatttttgctgTTCATAACAACAATATCCAAAACAAACAGATAAAAGGTTTCATTGATGATAAAGCTAGCATTTCATATGGTTCAAAAACACCAAGAGAATGGACCTTAATCATTATATTAATTACAATCATAACTTTTAACAATTGTGCCATACTCTCTTAACTTCACAAgcaaatgaaaaacaaataaataaaacccACAAGGACTATAAAAACAAACAGGAGCACAGGAGACATCTTTCAAACAAAATGCATTATAAAGGCATGTGATATACTAAAAGCCACTTAGTCGTCTTCATATCCTTATCAATGCATCTTATTATAATTAACATTTCCCTGATTTCAGGTTAGACCTAAGCTTCTCAATATAAAATCAAGAATGTAAAAAAGTAATCTCCAAGACCATTTTGGATGAGTGTCAAACCATATGAACTTCAGTAGAGCATGTAAATTGTAAAGAGAAACAATGTTTTGGCAGGATCAAAGagcaaaacaataatatcaactAATGGAAAATGGAATCTACCGCTATTATTGAAAGATATACAAGGGAAAGTGAACTTACGGGTTGTTCCAATCAGTAGTGTCCTCATTGACCAGATGGGACCATTTAGTTCTTCCACTGCGACCAAAGTGCTTGACTTGCATAACCTTGGGCAATATTGTCTTGTCCATTTTATCTTCCCCAGTTGGTGCAGAGAAATCACGTGTGAAAATATTATCAGTTCCAACAGTGGCAGCTCGGTCATCGGAATTAGACTGGAAGAAAGCACCCTTGTGATAATATTTCTGCATAAATCTCCATTTCTGCTTTGAGGATTGAGAAGGTTTTGGATTCTTCCTTTCCCACTCTCTCCTTTCCTCCTCTGTCATGTTCCTCACCCTCTCAAcctcttccttttctttcaaCAGTGCCTCCCGGTCCTCCCTATCCCGCTTGATCCTACCAATCTCTCTCACTTTCCAAGCTTCATATTCCTCTGCCTCGTTGAGTTCATCATCAGTGTCCACATCATCAATATTCGCTTccaattcaatatttttctgaATTTCTTGATCCTTCCGAATCTCCTCAACAACAATCTGCCTCGTCTCATTTCTCCTCTCCTCCATTCTCCTCTTCCTTGCTTCCTCAAGAGCCTCCTCTTCAGCTTCGAGACGCTCACGCTCAGCAATGGTATCTCTCTCCGACTTTGGAACAAACACAGGCTTCACCATAGCTACTCCAGTGTACTCCTCATCAGAATCAGTCTCATAATCagactcctcctcctcctcctcttcttcctcctcttcctcctcctcttcctgAGGAAGCGCTTCCTCCTGATCTCTCTGACGCAACTTCTCCTTAATCCGTCTTCTTCTCTCCGCCATAGCATCCTCATCTTGTTCTTCTAAATCCAACCCTTCCTGCCTCTTCGCCTCCTCTTCAATAGTAGAAACAATCTCAGCCTGCCGAATCCTTCTATGATCCTCCCTAACTTCCTCACGGTTATCTACCCTACTCTCAATCAATCTACGAAGCCTACGATCATCTTTCCTAACAATAGCAGTATCTTCTTCATGACGAGGAAAAGCTTTATCCAAAGCAACTTCCCTATCGGATCTAATATCACCGGATGCGTCTTCGATCTCCTTATCAGCCCATTCAGGAGCTTTACCAGGCCAATAACGATTCACTTTTGTTTGTCCAATTTTACCTCTAAGCTTATCCCTTACAGCTATTACTGTATCACTAACACCGGCTGTTACAGACATTGTTCTTCCACAAATTCAacaattcctttttttttttttccttcaaaccctaatttcaatagatgcataaaaataagtaaattattgacaaaataacatataattgagATGAAATGAAAAGTAAAAGGAAATCGTATCGCAGTGAAATTCAGGAGATTGATGTTTTATGGACTCGAGTTTGGAGAAAAAGATTGAGAGTGAATAGCGAATAATAGGATTAGGAAGCTAAAATCTCGAAACcctaacaaagaaaaaaaaggttgaAGAGCTACCTCAGGGTAAATCTATCGGCGGCAACGAAGACGGTGGTGCGGCGGTGTTGGTCGGGGCGGCGTACAAGAACCTCTGCGTTTTTCTCCTTCGAGGCCGCGTCTCTTTCTCCCAGTTTATTCTGGTTTTTTCATGGAATATGAAAtcaatcatcaatcaatcaatacataaaagtaaattttttatacatatgTCATTTCCAcgtttattttcaatatatttacttatttttctattgtttaaaatgtttaatCCTATCCACTAAACTTTTTGGTGCACAAATCgaattcaaacttttttttttatctacacTTTTTCTTTGTTCAGGTTTAACAAAcacttattctattattttttttatttatactttgatttttatataatcaaatttaCCAAAAACTAGCACTTACAAGTAGTTGTGATCATATTCTAActattaaaaaagttattgtCATATGTctttaaaacattattttatcgATAAAAGTATTATAccttttaatatattattttattttatttatacagaatataaatatcattttctatTACTATAAGTCAAATTTTAATAGCTTATTTAGGTGCAAAACTAAAATCAgtaattttttgaaggataaaatcaatattattggTTAAAGGATTTTAACGATTAATATAGTATGTAgtttaatgatttttattttataaatttaaattattttaatatgatataCTTAATCCGGGCAACGTCGGGTATCTATACTAGTTTTTCTTTTAGAGAGGGTATTTATACTAGTTATAATGAGTAACAATATTTGGATCAGTTAAGTCTTTCATTCATTTTAACCATTGGATTAAACAATCTTACATTATCTCAATAGTCAAAGCTACATTGAATATATGGCTCGTTTGAattagcttattttagagcttactagactttccacccctGCTgtcgcacgggtcatatacattgtagatgtagtagacaaaaacaaatctcaatgcatatcaaagagaatgaaatatgtggtccaaaatatatgcagatgttggaattcgaatctcagacaccacacttattcaccttaaaaatattaatttttatcaatcgtgtgttacttcattcttttattaaaattatatgtcaatgtttatcggtatgttacttcatcttttttttttttttgacaaaatgttacttcattcttttgtaaaaattatatgttaatgttatattatgtccctaaaaatagctcattcttaacctcaacatgtaaaacgttttatttaaataattttccttttatcgaatatttggcctttatcgtaaatgataccctttaactgtttgttgaaatgtttcttccacctgtttatatagattgcaaatttctggtgcattttgtggtagatatttaacaagaagagttcagttctaatttagatgaaaagtgtaatattaacaaaaaaaaatgttgctataatctttcaaaacccttttatttcaatagggcgatttgttttgttgaagaaatagggcaatttgttttgaagaaataggggaaataaagcgatgccgatttgctttgttcatgaaaatagaagattaggtgtgagcattatggttaaaacagtaaaattatgcaaagtttaggttaaaattagggtttacgggttaactttaatatataagaagataagaagatataaaattgtttatgcaaataaataagtttttatgttttatttatgaGTTTATTTATAGTGAgagcttataaattaaaataaaagcttatttatttatataaatttaaaatgagtTCAATCCAAACATAATATCTTctcgagtaaatagtcaattaccccctgaaattgtaactttcgtcaaaaatccccctgaattttgcaaaatgtcaaaaaccccctgaaattgtcaagcgtctgtcaattatccccctccgttaatttcctccatccaacatgctgatgtggccgttaactgccacgtggcactgacacatggtcaaaaaagtcatgccacgtcataggggggtaattgactatatttatttattttttgaaaaaaatctgattttttttttttgaaaaaaatctgatttttttttttaaatgtgattttttttttcttttcataattaacatttgtgccacccactgaacatgcaaatacccccctgaaattaaacatttatgagcaaataccaccctcaaatttaaaatttatgtagcaaatatcccctcaaatttataacttatatgcaaacatcCTTTCCAAATGTgaaacttatatgcaaattacaccttgaatcataaaactttaatggttaagtaaaacttattcttaatctataatttactatatctctaataaaaataaaaaagaaaaaaaaatcacatctttaaaataacatGGAAACAGAGATGCATATGCATCAAAATGTTGTGTTTTGAGAGCAAATAATTGCAGATcctacagaaaaaaaaaattaacaaggatttgaccaagacatatatataatatatgaaggtAAATTTGGTAGTTATGGCAAAGTGTAATTACAGCGGGAAGTTAAATTTTCTCCAACAACAAAAGTGTAATGGCaataatttgtcatcatttcgAGCAACACCATTAGGCCTTAACAGATAGAGAACTAGTGGTGTGTTCCGTGGGAACCCCTGAAGGAACATAGCTAGAAATATTCCCAAGCTCTTGGCCAAAAAACAATTCTACGTGAGCCTACACACAACCATCCATTCATGCACCAATAACCTCTCcccctttgttttattttaaagatgtgattttttttcttttttattgttattagagatatagtaaattatagattaagaataagttttacttaaccattaaagttttatgattcaaggtgtaatttgcatataagttttacatttgaagaggatgtttgcatataagttataaatttgaggggatatttgctacataaattttaaatttgagggtggtatttgcacataaatgtttaatttcagggggtatttgcatgtACAGTGGGTGacacaaatgttaattatgaaaagaaaaaaaaatcagattttttccaaaaaaaaaaaatatatagtcaattacccccctatgacgtggcatgacttttttgaccatgtgtcagtgccacgtggcagttaacggccacatcagcatgttggatggaggaaattaacggaggggggtaattgacagacgcttgacaatttcagggggatttttgacattttgcaaaattcaggggggtttttgacgaaagttacaatttcaggggggtaattgactatttactcatatcTTCTCTTTGCTCTCACTTTCTTTCTGGCTGTTATGAACTTCTGCATCTCGGCAACAAACGTATCCATTGAATTCAACCTTCATATCAAAATCCAACCTTAAATGATCATGGGTTTGGTTTACCCAATTTCTACTTCCAATTGAATATTGATTCGAGACAATTTTTGTTTGGGTTTTgcatggataattttttttttcaaaattaaaaacgaCGTATGGGTTTTGAGGAATTCCTTTCAAAGCCTATTTTTAATGGACCGATTTCAAAGTCTATTTATGGTTATAACTTTATAAATTTCTTTGAGCAAGAGAATGAAACAATAATATATTACACATGAATAAAACATTTCGAACAAAGAGGACCATAAGAGAAAGTTCTTGAATCTTGCGTTCCCCAATACTTTCATCCATTGAAGGCTGTGATTCCACATATTAATCCAATTAAATGTTTCCCCGTGCAAAGATCTacacaaaccctaaaaaaatccACCATTGAAACACCTtgtgaaaaataaaagtgaggCAACGATTGAGCTATGATTGAGTGTGGGAATGTGTATTTATTCTCCATATATTTTAACGAAATTTACACCATTGATTAGATCTAACGAAAATATTTGAAGGCTCTATGgatgagggacttaattgatcCCTCACCTTAAAATCCACCGTATTTTCTATATGCATCGTAAAAGGAAATATACATGAATTCTAAGGTGATGGATCAATTAAGTCCCTCGTCCACGAAACCTTAAAATATTATCGTTAGATCTAATCAATGGTTTAGATTTAGTGAAAATATACAGAGAATAAATATACACTCAATCATGTCTTAATCGTTGTCTCACTTTTAGTGatgagagaaacaaaaaaaaacaaatttaacattttatttttgtcaaatagtttgGTGGCTATAACTCACACAATTTAACTAGAGAAATGTATTGTCCACAGTTCGAACTTCGACCCTACATATACATGTAATATGTGCAATatccatatcaactgagttaaacttatGCGATATTTTTTAAAGGGATACAAATTTAACATGTTTATGTGAACCATCACAATATTAAAATAtcgtgtgtatttttttaaccTAACTTGTTAAAAAGGTTAACACTACTATAAGTAACAAAAGCATGAAAAGTGTTGAACTCAAAAAACGGCAAATAAAATTTTGTGtgtattttacataaaaaatagggtttattttataacaaaaataggTCAGCAGTGATCTTCATCGTCCTTCTATTCTCATAGCAAGCAAGTATCAACTCAGAAAAGGTTTgtgctttttcttcttctgtatGTTGGAACTTGGAACAGTGACCCATGTTCAAGGACAGCGACTACCTTGTGTGTTTCAAATATTGCTTACAAACTGTTCGACGTAATGTCTCAGTTACTAATTTAATTAGTAAGAACAATCAACTGTCCATTTATTTGAAATCCCACCACTGCTGTGCTTACAAAGTGTTTGACGTAATGTCATTGTAAACTTTTGATGAATTTTCCCGAATGCTTCGAAGAatctcttttctctcttgttTTCGTCTTCTTCACCACATGTGTACTACCACCTCTCCTTTTCCTTCTCCTGCTTTGCATATTCCACTTCACTCTCATTGCACCAAATCAACAAACATTAATCATGAAATTCAGTCACATAGCAACAAAACCCAGTTTCTGAATTTCATGAGAAACCAATGCAAATCAGGTAAACTGAAGAGCATTGATGaagctttaaatttttttcatacCATGGCTAAAATGAACCCTTTGCCTTCTGTTATAGACTTTACTTTGTTATTAGGGTTTATTGTGAAGATGAAGCATTACACAACTGCTATATCTTTAGTTAAAGAAATGCATTCTTCTTTAGGTATAAAGCCTGATACTTTTATTCTTAATGTTGTTATCAATTCACTTTGCCATTTAAAGTTGGTTGCTTTTGGGTTTTCTGTGTTGGGGACTATGTTAAAACTTGGTCTTGAGCCTTCTGTGGTGACTTTTACCATTCTTATCAATGGGCTTTGTGTGAAAGGCGATGTGGGCCGGGCCGTGGAGTTGGTTGATCATGTGGAAAAGACGGGGTATCGTTCGGATGTTAAGACTTATGGGGTGTTGATTAATGGGTTGTGTAAGATGGGCAAAACTTCTGAAGCCGTTGGGTGG from Medicago truncatula cultivar Jemalong A17 chromosome 8, MtrunA17r5.0-ANR, whole genome shotgun sequence includes the following:
- the LOC11417972 gene encoding protein RALF-like 32, which translates into the protein MASKSTIKLLTFFYFMLFGFMNLSSTVISLSSNHHHASICNGSIAECNQEDEQLMESEISRRFLEQRRYISEGALKRDKPVCNGGAGGEAYSKSAGCIPPPSNPYNRGCSKYYRCRSDS
- the LOC11409733 gene encoding microfibrillar-associated protein 1 is translated as MSVTAGVSDTVIAVRDKLRGKIGQTKVNRYWPGKAPEWADKEIEDASGDIRSDREVALDKAFPRHEEDTAIVRKDDRRLRRLIESRVDNREEVREDHRRIRQAEIVSTIEEEAKRQEGLDLEEQDEDAMAERRRRIKEKLRQRDQEEALPQEEEEEEEEEEEEEEESDYETDSDEEYTGVAMVKPVFVPKSERDTIAERERLEAEEEALEEARKRRMEERRNETRQIVVEEIRKDQEIQKNIELEANIDDVDTDDELNEAEEYEAWKVREIGRIKRDREDREALLKEKEEVERVRNMTEEERREWERKNPKPSQSSKQKWRFMQKYYHKGAFFQSNSDDRAATVGTDNIFTRDFSAPTGEDKMDKTILPKVMQVKHFGRSGRTKWSHLVNEDTTDWNNPWTYNDPLRAKYNERMAAMNAPIAKPKGSRKLKDWESR